One window of the bacterium genome contains the following:
- a CDS encoding KpsF/GutQ family sugar-phosphate isomerase, producing MEADAIRRLAPRLGREFLAAVRLIAGCRGKVVLTGVGKSGLIAKKIAATLSSTGTPAVFLHAAEGAHGDLGVVTPGDVVLAVSSSGESEEILRLLSPLRRLGAELIALTRVRGSRLGAAAAVVLLTGRTREACPLGLAPTTSSTAALALGDALAMALLEQRGFGEEDFARLHPGGSLGARWLRVGELMHRGGELPLVREDTPLLRAIYVMSTGKLGVTAVVDGRRRLLGVVTDGDLRRMIERGVDFGGTAVGAVMTRTPVSVGAEEFGAQALRLMEARAITALPVVDARGRVQGLVHLHDLLRAGIA from the coding sequence ATGGAGGCCGACGCGATCCGGCGGCTCGCGCCGCGGCTGGGCCGGGAGTTCCTCGCCGCCGTGCGCCTGATTGCCGGCTGCCGCGGCAAGGTCGTGCTCACGGGCGTCGGCAAGTCCGGCCTCATCGCCAAGAAGATCGCCGCCACCCTCTCGAGCACCGGCACGCCCGCGGTGTTCCTGCACGCGGCCGAGGGGGCGCACGGCGACCTCGGCGTGGTGACCCCGGGGGACGTGGTGCTCGCCGTCTCCTCCAGCGGCGAGAGCGAGGAGATCCTGCGGCTGCTGTCGCCGCTGCGGCGGCTCGGCGCCGAGCTCATCGCGCTGACGCGCGTGCGCGGCTCGCGGCTGGGGGCCGCCGCCGCCGTCGTGCTGCTCACCGGGCGCACACGCGAGGCCTGCCCGCTGGGCCTGGCGCCGACGACCAGCTCGACCGCGGCCCTCGCGCTCGGGGACGCGCTGGCGATGGCGCTGCTCGAGCAGCGCGGCTTCGGCGAGGAGGACTTCGCGCGCCTGCACCCGGGCGGGTCGCTCGGCGCGCGCTGGCTGCGCGTGGGCGAGCTGATGCACCGCGGCGGCGAGCTGCCGCTCGTGCGCGAGGACACGCCGCTGCTGCGGGCGATCTACGTCATGAGCACGGGGAAGCTCGGCGTCACCGCGGTCGTCGACGGCCGCCGGCGCCTGCTCGGCGTGGTCACGGACGGGGACCTGCGCCGCATGATCGAGCGCGGGGTGGACTTCGGCGGCACGGCCGTGGGCGCGGTGATGACGCGGACGCCGGTCAGCGTCGGCGCCGAGGAGTTCGGCGCGCAGGCGCTGCGCCTGATGGAGGCGCGCGCGATCACGGCGCTGCCGGTGGTCGACGCGCGGGGGCGGGTCCAGGGGCTCGTGCACCTGCACGAC
- the kdsA gene encoding 3-deoxy-8-phosphooctulonate synthase codes for MPPKRSGPEAAGHASAAAPVTAGGVSIGPGRPLALIAGPCVLEGAAFSLALAEQLRELAGRLGAPLIFKASYDKANRTSGVSYRGPGLRRGLELLARIKERTGLPVMTDVHSVEEVGLAAAVADVLQIPAFLCRQTDLVTAAAASGRPVNVKKGQFLAPEDVVHIVAKARAAGGIGVMITERGTTFGYHRLVVDFQGLPRMRAFGVPVVFDATHSVQLPGAGRGRSGGNRAMVGYLARAAAAVGCDAVFFEVHPSPGRARSDGANSITPRALARLWPQLAALDRVGRGGAP; via the coding sequence ATGCCGCCGAAACGCAGCGGTCCTGAGGCCGCCGGACACGCGTCCGCGGCCGCGCCGGTGACCGCCGGCGGGGTCTCGATCGGACCGGGCCGTCCCCTGGCGCTCATCGCCGGGCCGTGCGTCCTGGAGGGCGCGGCCTTCTCGCTCGCCCTGGCCGAGCAGCTGCGCGAGCTGGCCGGGCGGCTCGGCGCGCCGCTGATCTTCAAGGCCTCCTACGACAAGGCCAACCGGACCTCGGGCGTCTCCTACCGCGGGCCGGGGTTGCGCCGCGGCCTCGAGCTGCTCGCGCGGATCAAGGAGCGCACCGGGCTGCCGGTGATGACGGACGTGCACTCGGTCGAGGAGGTCGGCCTCGCGGCCGCGGTCGCCGACGTGCTGCAGATCCCGGCGTTCCTCTGCCGGCAGACGGACCTCGTGACGGCCGCCGCCGCCAGCGGCCGGCCGGTGAACGTGAAGAAGGGGCAGTTCCTCGCGCCGGAGGACGTCGTCCACATCGTCGCCAAGGCGCGCGCCGCGGGCGGCATCGGGGTCATGATCACGGAGCGCGGCACCACCTTCGGCTACCACCGTCTCGTCGTCGACTTCCAGGGGCTGCCGCGCATGCGCGCCTTTGGGGTGCCGGTCGTCTTCGACGCGACGCACAGCGTGCAGCTTCCCGGCGCGGGGCGGGGACGCTCGGGGGGCAACCGGGCGATGGTCGGCTACCTGGCGCGGGCCGCGGCGGCGGTCGGGTGCGACGCGGTGTTCTTCGAGGTGCACCCGTCCCCCGGACGGGCCCGCAGCGACGGGGCCAACAGCATCACGCCGCGGGCGCTCGCGCGCCTCTGGCCGCAGCTGGCGGCCCTCGACCGGGTCGGGCGGGGAGGGGCGCCGTGA